The Pelobates fuscus isolate aPelFus1 chromosome 2, aPelFus1.pri, whole genome shotgun sequence genome has a segment encoding these proteins:
- the LOC134586080 gene encoding olfactory receptor 5A2-like, whose translation MNRSTVTEFILLGLSSDPSIQVILFIIFLAAYLASLAANGLLILAVSFDHHLHNPMYFFLINLSIINIGVPSAIVPKMLVNLMCEENKISYAGCISQTFFYLLGSSEYILLVFIAYDRFVAICKPLRYHMVMSTSACTWMITVTWTGSCVILTFCGPNIINHFYCAYPLLMRLSCSDTSELDVMTPLIVLLVPLILILFSYCRIIVSIIRIQSGRYKTFSTCISHLIVVTMFYGITLVMFLRSKVSVDENRDKIVSVFYNLVTPLSNPLIYSVRNKDVLRDMRRLEKLL comes from the exons ATGAATCGCAGTACGGTGACAGAATTCATTCTTCTCGGACTGTCCAGTGACCCCAGTATACAAGTTATATTATTTATCATCTTCCTGGCCGCCTACCTGGCCTCGCTGGCTGCTAATGGTCTTCTTATCCTGGCTGTGAGCTTCGACCATCATCTGCATAATCCTATGTATTTCTTTCTCATTAATCTGTCAATCATTAATATTGGCGTTCCTTCAGCCATTGTTCCAAAGATGCTTGTCAATTTAATGTGTGAGGAAAATAAGATATCGTATGCAGGCTGCATATCCCAGACTTTTTTCTATCTTCTTGGATCAAGTGAATACATCCTCCTGGTGTTCATAGCGTACGATCGTTTTGTTGCAATCTGTAAACCCCTGCGCTACCACATGGTAATGAGTACATCAGCTTGTACATGGATGATCACAGTTACATGGACAGGTAGCTGTGTTAT CTTAACATTTTGTGGCCCTAACATTATTAatcatttttattgtgcatacccTTTACTGATGCGTTTATCCTGTAGTGATACCTCTGAACTTGATGTCATGAC acccctgattGTActgttggttcctctgattcttATCCTGTTCTCTTACTGTAGAATTATCGTTTCAATAATTAGAATCCAGTCTGGACGATACAAAACTTTTTCCACTTGCATTTCACACCTGATCGTTGTAACAATGTTCTATGGAATAACGTTGGTTATGTTCTTGCGATCAAAGGTTTCTGTTGATGAAAACAGAGATAAAATAGTATCCGTTTTTTATAATTTAGTGACACCTTTGTCAAATCCTTTAATCTATAGCGTGAGAAATAAAGATGTTCTCAGAGACATGAGACGGTTAGAAAAATTGCTGTAA